In Cryptomeria japonica chromosome 1, Sugi_1.0, whole genome shotgun sequence, the sequence ACCATGTATTATGGAAGGCCGAAATTCCAAAGCTTGAGAGAAGACTTGTTTGAACCGCCCCTCTCACTCAACTTCCTGTGTCAGGCGCCTTCCCGAAGAGTCTTTGGCTATTCGTGGAGCTCCGGATCATAGACTTCTTCATATTTGTCTCCTACCATAGAAGGGTTTTTGGTCATGGTTTTTGCCTTCGGCTTGGTCTTTGGGTGAACAGGCTTCGGGGGCATGATATGAGACACGTAAAATATGTCTCCGGAAATGTCTACATACTGATTCTCTAGGGAAGAACCTGCAACTTATGCTATTGACGCCATTCTCTTGtgctttcaaaatttacatttcagtgcgaagaaaattttcttgagacTGTCCCTGCATGTGCTTTTACCTTTGATAAATCTTCCTCAAGAGGATGAGGTCCTTGATCTCCGTGTTGAATGGTGTGTTAATTGCGAGCTTTGCCCGATGAATACTTTAGCTTGCACATTGTTGATGCGTTtcttatgcacatgcaaacacaaaataaaataccttaagtatcttatcctctcttgaaccaAGTTTCTTCCAATGCTGAAGaattcgcctaaggatcaatcgaggcaactccaaggttctggtatgtagggtctctacatgtggataagctcaatttggtttgatgtgattatgctggaatcacaaggggacttacgtttgattgcCTGAGCGGTTAATCtgctggaactcaagtcctatctactggCTGGAtgataaagaaatggcaaaagcATAGGGTTTAGAGAATCTATTCTAGGACCTAGAATGCAAGGAtatagatgaacgactaggtggagtcctactggtctgggtctcaccatcaggttgaacaatccgacaccaactctgtgcgatcttctaagggatgcttcgaatataTTCAAATCattacaccatcagacactgatcaccattcaagttaatgcatgaacaatagacgcataATAATTCaagattaagctcattcaatgccagttgaccacacaTGGCGCACTTataatcaacaagaggctagtggtttggactaggtggattccacgcAAGTACATTAAgtaacttcattcaatctaattatctatcatctaaaatgaagattcaacaagagaccatgcatattgaaAATGAAGgttcaatgaaaatggagtcttttttacaatcaaggcaacaatttcttgccttcttttcctaatctactctaacttctattctattcactattgatcattagctattctaacctctatgaactaactattagCTATTAACTATTCTCctactattaacccttacaaatgaagagccaaagctttaaatagagagctctttacaattcaatggctctaattgatttacaatcaatagctaggattacaagatgaaaaccctaattaggaatttcgctctggaccctttggaagggttaggagcgaaatttctcTTTTTGCACAAATTCCTCACTTTTCCTTATCACACTTGCTTGCAACTCACTTCCAAAGGCATGAATATATCATTCTTCATTCAATTGAAGCCTGGAAGCAAGGGTTATAGCCCAAGTTAGGACCAAGAGAGGCTCTTAGGAGAATTtggtctggaccctttggaagggtcaggagcgaaattgatgtTTTAAGCCCAATTTCTTCATCCCATCTCGCTCCAACTTGTTTACAAGGCAAAAATAGGTCTTTCCTCACTCAGTCAAGGTGTAGGAGTAAGCTTTGAGGTCTAGACTGGGAGCAAAAGAGGATTCcaaggaaattcgctcctgtccttttggaagggtcaggagcaaatttggcaattgtgctcaaattcttcatcacttCCATGACTAAATGCCCTAGGTCTTAAAGGCAAGGCCACCCCTGGATTTTCACTTACACTCATGGCAAGGTACAAAGATCAAGTCTTAACAAGTTCCCAGGCCTAACCAAGAGGAAACTTTTAATAGAGACCCCGACCTGGACCACCTGCTGACCAATTTGAACCTAAGCCGACCACCCTATCCTAATGAGCCCTCTGGcgacccttcaatgcaaagactaatagccaagaacctaaaagacTAAACCAGGaagactaaccctagaaagcaaaaagtaggggtccccatttgcaatggggcgatgtgtgaacaCGTCACAACACATATATGTGCAAAATTAACATTTCTAGGGCTTGAGAGTCACACCGAACTATCATTGATGTGGCCCAAATAGATCAGAGTCATGTCGAATTGATCACTGCAGAACCAAAATGCAATCTGATTGACATTTTGAGCAGCAAGTGAGACACCCATAGATGCTATATAAATAATCATACAAttgtttgaataaataaattaGAGAATTCACATAGACAAATGATATAGTGTATAAGTTttaaaacttatttttaaattttttattttaactaAATCAATGTCTAAATACTAAACTTATATTGAAAGAAGGTAGTCAAAATTGTCAAGAAGACAAAAAATAACATATTAAACAGTATAATTGAACACCAAAAAATCAAACCAACTCGATAACAATTAGTCAAGATATCAAAAGGGAACCAATATCCACAAAACCATAACATAACAACTCAATGACAACCAATCTAAAGTCTATAAGGACCTAAAACcataaagaaattacataattgAAGGTAACAATTATAATTTTGAGCTTAAACAAAATTGAAGCTGCTTGGACAATGTTATCTCTTTTCTATGATGTAGGAGAATTGTAGTTTAATACTATGCAAATAATTTCTATCTTAATATGATCCTTGGTAACCCCCTGATGCTGAAAACAAAGAGAGACAATATAAAACAAGATATCATGTGGCTTCTCGCCTAGACCACACATCAATCTAATCGATATGGTCTTCATCGACATTAAACATCACTTTGGATGGCTCCTTGACATGTCTCACCGAACCCTTATGGCACACCGAAATCCATCACTTGTCGCCAAGACATGTGCACAGTCTCATCGATATGGTCTTCATTGGCAAAGGAAATCACTTTGGCTAGCCCCTTGAACTATCTCGCCAAACGTCATTGTCATACCGAAAAACAACTTTGTCACCAAGACTAAGTCAATGTCTCTTTGAAATTGGCTTATCAGCCTAAGAGCATGACCTCGGTAATCCCCTTTGAGTGTCTCGTCGAACACTGATGTCACATTGAAATTTTATCATGTCGCCAAGACTTCGCAGATGTCTTATTGATATCAGAGAAATCCATCACTTCGATTATCCGCccgttgacgtgtattttgtacactatcaaacacagaataaaatacccaaaggtaccttatcctctcttgagtaaagtttccgaatgctgaagatatcacgAAAAGaatcaatcggagaaacttcaaggttcttcgttgtagggtctctacgtgtggataagctctttgtggtatgatgtgattcgctggaatcacaaggggacttacacttgatgactgaacttctgatttgctttgaatattgctagaacataggatcttactagctttgatttgaaaaaaaagaaaagatgagggtgaggaaaggatctagtcctaacactaagaatgtaagagcaatgaatgatctttaatgaaattctaactaggtcttgttttgacatcgcaggaccatctccacaaggctagtgcgatcttcgaaggaaagctttatgatgttcaaatcatcactacaggcatagacaccatcaggttgatgcatatcaatgacgaagcgacaaattgaagttgagcttaagctgaacgattccagttgactatgcaaggcaagtctgcaatcaacaaactgctagtagtatggatatacgaatttcaccatcaatcaagcacatttcttccattcatctaattatctaccatctaggattgaagattcaacaagaaaccatgcatattgcaagaaacgacacacttcaccattacttcaatgaaaatggagtttgtttacaatcaatggcaacaatttcttgccttgtcctcctattctactctaattgctattctatcaactagctaatcaccttctaactactctctatccaCTAACtctattctattttctattctaactgcttccaactcttTTCTAACTgcttttacaaatgaagagctagggcttatatagtgccctcaatacaattcgatggcttagatcaattcgagatcaatggccaagattttacaatgaaaaccctaattagggtttgttacaaccattacatatcATTTactgcttgaccaatgataaaattgtattgcttggacacatgtcctctctagaaaattccaccaatggatagctggggtaggtacatcgaagtttgcgCCACCTCCCataagttaggtacattgaatctggacatgctgaggtggaccacactgactggagaagtgatgactaggatgccacctcgtttgatacttgtaacttggtagatattcaacttgatgttgttgaggagctagctttaattaactcttctgaaactatctgcttcttcaacgaacccttgctctgacttctttttctttgatgtgcaggacgattgatgtacctcgccttggaaagCTAgactggaagaggtcgcccttatcctgatgatgctggatcgaagaaggtcgtccttgtcgatgctagactggaggaagtcgtccttgtccttgcttgatcctctttgatttggcttgattttccaactccgggatctccatttgatgcctacacaaaatattaaagttagtcttttgagcatcaaacctcaaagcatgaaatttaagacctttcaaaggtaaaacttaagatattaatttgaaaaaagccgtgataaatcaagaattacacattttcaaattaataatgaatggaatttggatcttcaagacttagattttacaaaattgcaatgggatcacaataagtcttgaataagaacttcaaaaatgattcttcatacctcctctttGATTGCTTAACTACAAAACCTTGGCAAGAGATGAAAGAAAACTGGATTTTGATGGACAAGcttagattatagtcctcccttggatgaattacgcctcctcTAGTCTTCAAAAGAgctccaccttccactagcttcttcaaaatctggaaattcgccttcaaatgccttcaaaaatctggaaattatcctctaatctagcaagaaattcgcctctccaataaccttcaatatgaatttcgccctccttagtctccacacttggtagaaattcgctccactccagctagatttcgcacctccaattagctctccaaatttgcacttgaaaggatgattgaatgatttgaattgtgaaaaaacacctccaatatatagagcgctcaccttccacttacccatgaggccgacttagcaaataaaaggtgaaataataaataaaacctcaaaaggagtaggccgacttgtcaaataaagacaaaataatgccttgtgccctccacttttaattttttaatttcacaaaaaattaattttaaatgcctttataataaaaaaatcgattttctaaggctcaaaattaatttactaAATACCAATGCaccttttattaaatgccaatttaattaatattttcaaatatttcgaagttggcaatttggcatctaatgcaatttggaggatATCAATGTTGAAATATGGCAAAAAATAATGAATGTcattaacttcgctctggtcccttggagagggacaggagcacctttTGGAAAATcactttggtcccttggagagggacaggagcactttttcgtttttaggctaggattctcaattttttgaagtcaaacctttgttcaccatgctttagaagatccttaccatctcatacaactttgccttagcataatcttggAGGGAATTAGTTGTTTTCAtaaaaagtgctctggtccttcagtgagggacaggagcactttttcaacttcaagcttatccgtcctttgctagcttcccaaattatcttcaatgggctaatcatgtcctcttccattcatttcGATCACAAACTTGCCTTAGCCTTGCAGGAAATTTACActtttttggaaaatcgctctggtcccttggagagggacaggagcactttttgaaaatcgctctggtcccttggggAGGGATAGGAGCACTTTTTCACTTCTTGGCATACTTCTTTGTCTTTTAAACCATCAATCGCATCTAAGGCATAAAACAccattcgtccttcccatccaagtcaggttttgcctcaaaatctcaaacaaagaggagaattttgaaaaaacgccatggtccttcagagagggacaagagcactttttgtcatttgggttgatttcctcgTTTGTTGAccattcaaattatattcaatggacaaaacatgcttcccttaacctcttcaaaccataaaatcactttaatcttgtaaaggcagtgcaaatttgaaattcaagctccggtccttcagtgagggacgggagcactttttgccctctaagccaaattgtctcactttccACCtcaaaattcctttgctagggaagatttcatcttacttcatgctatgaatagaagttaatgtccaataaaggtctaaaattgtgcatataaagaaaagtgctctggtccttcagtgagggacaggagcactttttaccttctaggcaaaaacttcatcatttctttgttttcaatcaagtctggatgctttatcatgttcatttcgtccttcaccatgcctttgatgtctcaatttaaccaaacaaggccaggaatggctcaaataagtcctttcgccttggtccctcagtgagggacgggagcacttcgccttggtcccttggagagggacaggagcgcttttgtcctttctggctaaaatattcaaaatttaggtctccaatcatttcacaaggcagagttaggtcatcctcaaggccaggaatcagttagcaagcccttgcaaaacaagaaattgcacttagaatgaaattcgccctgggcctccagtgaaggacaggagcactttctctgtttcaggcatcatcttgcctccgaaatttgatcaaaatttacctaggcaagaatatacaGTTTCATCTTCAAagtgctaacacttagacaaaatttgaattttccctcaaaaaaccctgactagacctaacctgagacatatctGACTTCCTGACAGACTTATCTTACTTCAATAATCAACCCTCGGAAggacgcttaataactttcaaaatttgactggactcggcttgaaaaatatccaaaagaaacccctaaggcttagccctagcccagacaactcactcactcaaaaccctaaaagcagagagaagaacaggcaaaacaaaagcaaaaagagggggtccccatttgcactggggcgatgtgtgaaatggtcacaacaccgcCCAATTTGTCTCGCCGAACTCTAATGTCACAACAACAAGGGACTGCTGTCGGCAAGACCAACCAATCATCACACCGAAATGGTCTTTTTGTCAAGACCACTCCAATGTCTCATTGAATTCAAAAACTCTATCACTGTGACCTATGAGCTCCGTGAGACAGAAATGTGACTTCACCAAGAGCATTTCTCTGCCCAATGTCAGTCAAACTGCTTCAGAGTCACACCGAACTAATCACTCTGTCACCAAGACTTTGCAAATGTCTTATCAATCTCGGATAAATCCATCACTTTGTTTATCCGCTCAATTTGTCTTGTCAAACTCTAATGTCATAGTGACAAGGGACTACTATCGGCAAGACCAACCAATCGTCACACCGAAATGGTCTTTTTGCCAAGACCACTCCAATGTCTCACCAAATTCAAAAACTCTATCGCTGGGACAATGTGACTTCACTGAGAGCATTTCTCTGCCTGATGTCACCCAGATTGCTTCAGAATCACACCAAACTAATCACTCTAAGTTTAATGTGACAAAATTCTCTATACCATTACGCTTTGATAAATGTCCATACCCTTTTCTTAAACAGATGGTACGTAGACTGTTTAATTATTTGGAACTGCTTTTCGGATTATAGTTTGCAAACAGATAAATTTCTAGAAAATTGTAGGATTATGGTTATATATTTGTGAATGTCGAAAGTGATGAAATGTTAGAGAATTCGTAGAACTTAGGCATGAAAATAATTTGCAAGGAACAGGAATAATAGAGTTATGGGGAAAAAAATTCCATTGCCAAATGACTCTTGCAGGGCGACAGTGTAGGCATAGAATACACACCCTGCCATCCCACAAGGCATAGTTGCACATCATAGAGACTGAGCATGGTAAGAAACCATTCTTCTTAACATCTATCCCGCTACCTTGCAAGGCATGCTCCATTGCCAAATGATTCTTGCGGAGCGACGGGGGTAGGCATAGAATACACACCCCGCCATCCTGCGAGGCATAGTTGCACATCATAGAGACCGAGCGGGGTAAAAAACCATTCTTCTTAACATCAAACACTCCTGCCACAtgtttttttcaaatgttttggatttgTACATCTTAATCACACATTGCAAATAATATTAACTACTATCGGCGTTACACATTACACCTTACCCAGGTGCAAGCGCTAGTTTGATAGCCTCCTAGTGGAAAAGGCTAGTACATATTGATGTGTAGTACAATTTGCTGGATACAAGACAAGGCTTtggtgcatctcttgggtattaaCTTTGTACAATCCTACCAAATAATAATGGATAGAATAAATCAATTGTTCATGTTATATCGTTTAGTCCTTGGAGAAaaaaagaaaatcatgtttatATTGAGTGTTAAAAAACACAGGAAACAAACAGTGGGCTTATTGGCTTTCTaccatcaattagcaacataataTTCACAATTTAGTTAACAATCAGCAAGGAAATTTAAATTTTGAGAAATCTTATAAAATTGAATGCTAAATTACGTTTTGAagtatcaaatcaaataaaaaatatctaATTGACCTTTTCTCTGAACCAATGTTAGgattctctctttatctctctctaagTATTCCCTTGCTATAAGATTTTCAATTCTCTTTTCAATTTCCTTCATATTCAACTTGAACATTTATTTAACCTGCTCAATGCATTGCATCACTAACTCCTTATAAACTCAGTAGCTTTCTGAGTCATTACTAGATTTATAATTGATAATTGGCTATAAATTCATTGACTTTCTAAGTCATTACTATCATTATAATTGAAAATTGGTTATTGGAATAGAGATTTAATGAATTCAGTAGCTTTCTAAGTATATGCCATCTTTATAATGATTTCTTTTTTATTTCATATGGATTTTTAAAGTTTGAGAGAGATTATTAATTGCGTTTGATTATTTGATATCATATCTTTGATGTATAAATATGTATAGtttatattttgttgtgatttcaATGTGATGTTTGTCATGATAAATTTAAACTATAATCTAATGAATAAGACATTGGTCCTAAAAATTTATGATCCACCATACATTCAAAACGAAAAACATCTTTCACTAGTAGTTTAGAAGTAGGGCAGTAGTTTGTATTTGTGGTATAATGTCTTTATCAATTCAATAGATGTTTTTATGGTGTAGGTTAGTTTATGAAGTAGTTTGGCACCAAAGTATCATTTAAAAATTGCAGCATACGATTTTACTTCCTACGTAGGTAAATGATTGTTACAAGTTGTTTCCATGAGTGCTAAATGTTGCAATTGCATTTTTTTCTGCTATTATAATTAACTTTCAGATTTGTTGAATAAAATTGTTGGAGTAACGAATTTAAGAATCTTCAATATCCAGTGAGCTTGTGCCTACAGCCTAGGAAAATTATATTATGCTAAAGTTTAGTTGTAATGTACTTATGTATGGACAGGTTATACCTGCATAGTAGTTAGGTGATTGCAATCATTTCGGTAGTAATTTTTATACTATCAAAAGTTTGAATTTGTTGGTTTTTGTTATTTTAATTAGGGAAGTAGTTTGGATGATTAGTAGTTGACATTTGATTATTGTTTTCTCACTTGGTTTGTATTTGGTTATCTGTAGTTCAAAGAAGAAAATTTTGATTGTTCTTTATCTATAGAAACAATGGATATTGCAATCACTTCCATAAATGCAAGATTTGTGCCTCTAAAAAGTTTTAGAAGAAATTGACGAAAAGCAAATTCAACTCAGTGCAATGAAGTTGTCCAAAACTTTAGTCTATCGTAATAGATAAAGaatttcaatttgaaatagtaAAATGGAGTAGAATTGAAGTGTATAAACATTCAAAAACAGCTTTGAAATATCTTTACAAAAGCAGTTGCAATGTTCACTTTTTTAAATCTCAAGACTATCTTGTGAGTCTGCACAACATCAAAGGGGAAGTATCATCATTGATGTTGGCTCTAATAGTTCAAGAACTGTTTTCAagcgttttattttattttttatataaaaaattataagtctttttaattttatttgataATTTTAGATTTCTTTTTAAAGGATGTATCCTCTATATAACATAAGCCTTATTGACATATAAACAGTGTTCAGATTGCAATCAGAAGTAGAAAGATAAAAGATAATTAATAATAGTGTGCAGTTTGCAATCAGCAGAGTATTATTTAGAAATTGCAGCATATGGATTCATTTCCTGCAAAGGTAAATGGTGGTTGTAAGTTGGTTGTAAGTGATTTTTCTTTCTAGTGTTATATGCGCTTAGATTGGTTTAAGAAAAGATTTTTGAAAGAATAGTTAATTTAAGGATCTTCAATATTCAGTGAGCTTGTGCCTCTAGCCTAGCAAAGTTGTATTACACTAACGTTTAGTTGTCTTATACTAACATGTAGGCAGGccaaaaaatgatgatgcaattgtATTGTGTGAAACCTTAGCCAAGGTGATTTTGATTATTTCTATTGCATATTGAAGTGCGAATTGTTAGATTTTCTACTGAAAACATCTCAACCTTCTTCCTACGTAGTATTATACAATGACCTCTAGTGTAAAAATACTTGCAGAATGTTTCTCTTCCCTTCATAATTACATGCAAAAACCTGAAAAATGTTGCTGGTACTATTCAGACGTACTTAATTTTGGTTGATTCATGAATACACAAACACAAATCTACGCATATTGCACTCACTCTGTGATATAGGCAGGGACAGAGAATGAATGGTGCTTATGTCTCCACTGTAATTTCAGAAAGTTGCTATTTAGGTTATTTATTCGCTACTTAATATTAGTCTGTGTCAATTTccttatattattaatattatgaaTGGAAAATTGAAACTTTATAATTATTGttctctcatttatatattttttgcaTTTGAACTATTCTTATGTGATGATTTGATAGCCTGGAGAAAAGAAAAGTAGAAGATTAATGAACAGCATAAGATTTACAGTTCAGTGTTAAAATAAGTTGCGAAGTATCAAATCCAGAAATATCTAATTGGCCTCTTCTCTGAACCAATGTCAAGGCAAGTAAATGTACATTTCAGGATTTTCTTTATCTCTCTCTAAATATTTCCTATCTATAAGATTTTCAATTCTCTTTTTAACTTGTTTCACATCTGGCTTGAACATGTCTTTAACCTGTTCAATGCATTGCATCACTAATTCCTTATGCGCTAATGTTTCTCTGCTCTTCATAATTCTTACAATCGAAGCATCAATTATATGATGTCTATCTTGAAACACAGCCTTCCCAAGATTTTCTTTTACATTAGCTGTGGGTGCTGGAAGTCGGATCttcctatttttactataaaagtTTGCATTGAATTCAAAACAATCGGTTTCTATCACTGATTCTGTATCTGGAATTTTACTCAGAATTTTATATTTTGAACATGCAAGGGAATTCAGCAATGAAACtatatcttcaacttccaaattcaaCTGGGATTTAACTTCTGAAAAACTTAGCCTCTCTTCTGCATTGAACAACAAAATTACACTTGTTTGAAAAGTTGTTCCAACTATTTGAATTTCACCTTGGTCAAATCTTCCAATAATAATGCACGTTCCCAGAGAATATTTCCATGTTAGTCTTCTGTTCATGTTTTCTCTGTTATAGAACTCTGTGAATGACTCTAAATGTCTCACCATTTCAACAGGAAGGAGAAGTGATTCAGGTGACCTATAGCTTGGCCAGAATCCAGATGTCAAAACTGTAACAGAGAATTCTATTCCAGAACATGGATGAAGAGGATTCTGACTGAGGTATTCCTCAAAGTTTGATTGGGTTTTTACCGCCAATTCCCTATCAGTAAGCATGCCCTCCATTTTAAATGTAAATTGTCGTCCACACTCAAACCTCAGCTTTAATAACATGCTTTTTTCATGATCAGCATTTGAATTTTTATGGGACAAAAGCCTATCTGCGAGTTTCTTCCTATAAAAATCTgcaaccatgtctttgtcataGATGTAGGGAAAGATCTTTGCAACCTTCTCAAGGGTATCTTCAACATCTGAATATGCCATGTTTCTATTTGTCAAAATGTTGTCACAAAATGTGACCAACAATTCCCAAACACTGTTTCCTGCAACTTGTTGATTGCAAAAACTCTGAAAGGCTGCCATGAGCGCATTTTTGAAAAGGCAGTGGTTCATAAAA encodes:
- the LOC131032337 gene encoding cullin-1-like is translated as MEREALDTLQNGIAKVKQIVEGKIPSGLEEYTMIYNEIYEKCYKVPCTLMQAEYEKTLEDHINSTVAPALRGKEDELLLKEVGKQWEYYNRMVSILLKLVFFNLTRKYYMIFSKPDEAAQRYFLEMVYNEVLRSNVQAAIMLQINKVREGESILDGTVLNNVVRMLLDLGMDYYTELELTIFESTNIYYSRKAASWICEYSCPDYLLKVLKYLRLEKETIAMHCLHQSSQTRYVEMVANELLCKHESQLLKEDSDCHPLLRNDKMDDLSQMFKLFSGIDKGIQLMAKIFRQHVTRNGTSLVKHGGQMVAEATEKDHFVRSITQLHQKYLQCVEENFMNHCLFKNALMAAFQSFCNQQVAGNSVWELLVTFCDNILTNRNMAYSDVEDTLEKVAKIFPYIYDKDMVADFYRKKLADRLLSHKNSNADHEKSMLLKLRFECGRQFTFKMEGMLTDRELAVKTQSNFEEYLSQNPLHPCSGIEFSVTVLTSGFWPSYRSPESLLLPVEMVRHLESFTEFYNRENMNRRLTWKYSLGTCIIIGRFDQGEIQIVGTTFQTSVILLFNAEERLSFSEVKSQLNLEVEDIVSLLNSLACSKYKILSKIPDTESVIETDCFEFNANFYSKNRKIRLPAPTANVKENLGKAVFQDRHHIIDASIVRIMKSRETLAHKELVMQCIEQVKDMFKPDVKQVKKRIENLIDRKYLERDKENPEMYIYLP